The Euphorbia lathyris chromosome 3, ddEupLath1.1, whole genome shotgun sequence genome contains a region encoding:
- the LOC136222167 gene encoding uncharacterized protein produces MFFFFADGLEQQASKVLKSGAGRCINCGSMADLVEYDNVLKIFFVPVWKWPGKDPAMYCNNCKFMFPNFFSLSPPSKPDSVTSSVVSESLRCRFCDQVVESRFRFCPFCGSSL; encoded by the coding sequence atgttcttcttcttcgccGATGGATTAGAGCAGCAAGCCAGTAAGGTCCTAAAATCAGGCGCCGGAAGATGCATAAACTGCGGCTCCATGGCTGATCTAGTTGAATATGATAATGTTCTGAAGATCTTCTTTGTTCCCGTCTGGAAATGGCCTGGTAAAGATCCTGCTATGTACTGTAATAATTGTAAATTCATGtttcctaattttttttctctgtCGCCGCCTTCAAAGCCCGATTCAGTGACTTCCTCTGTCGTTTCGGAGAGCTTGCGATGTCGTTTCTGTGATCAGGTTGTGGAGTCTCGGTTCAGATTCTGTCCTTTTTGTGGTTCTTCTCTGTAA